A single window of Solanum dulcamara chromosome 5, daSolDulc1.2, whole genome shotgun sequence DNA harbors:
- the LOC129890289 gene encoding laccase-15-like isoform X1 gives MAARAYSSGVNVNFDNTTATAIVEYKGKYFDLSSSPYLPSYNDTLAAVNFSASIRSLDSKDHPISVPIEVKERLISTLSINTYPCPINGTNSTCQGPNGTRFSASMNNISFVAPTIDILESYYYNVKGVPLGKNFPMFPPYLFNYTADILPLQLEVPENGTHVVVLKYNPTVEVVFQGTNVATGIDHPMHLHGFSFYTVGMGLGNFNESLDPLNYNLVDPPRQNTVAVPKRGWAAIRFKADNPGQVSVFFHLFTSTIKNLVFFSSLLILCLPMLH, from the coding sequence ATGGCAGCTAGAGCTTATTCCAGTGGTGTCAATGTCAATTTTGACAACACAACCGCCACGGCCATAGTGGAATacaaaggaaaatattttgatcTGTCTTCTTCGCCTTATTTACCTAGTTATAATGATACTCTAGCAGCTGTTAATTTTAGTGCTAGTATTAGAAGTTTGGATTCAAAAGACCACCCAATATCCGTACCGATTGAAGTGAAAGAGAGGTTGATCTCAACACTTTCAATAAATACATACCCTTGTCCTATAAATGGCACCAATTCCACATGCCAAGGACCTAATGGAACGCGATTCTCAGCAAGTATGAACAACATAAGCTTTGTCGCTCCAACCATTGACATCTTAGAATCCTACTATTACAATGTAAAAGGCGTACCTTTAGGGAAGAATTTTCCAATGTTTCCaccatatttatttaattacacCGCGGATATCCTGCCTTTGCAATTAGAAGTACCAGAAAACGGAACACATGTAGTCGTGTTGAAATATAACCCGACAGTTGAGGTTGTTTTTCAGGGGACTAATGTGGCTACTGGCATAGACCATCCAATGCATCTTCATGGATTTAGTTTCTATACTGTTGGAATGGGACTCGGAAATTTCAACGAGAGTTTGGATCCTCTGAACTATAATCTTGTTGATCCTCCTCGACAGAACACTGTTGCTGTTCCTAAAAGGGGTTGGGCTGCCATTAGATTCAAAGCAGACAACCCCGGGCAAGTCTCCGTTTTTTTCCACCTTTTTACTAGTACAATTAAAAATTTGGtgtttttttcttctctacTTATTCTCTGTCTTCCTATGCTTCATTAG